In one Massilia endophytica genomic region, the following are encoded:
- a CDS encoding peptidoglycan DD-metalloendopeptidase family protein: MTKTSSLFLSTITLALLSACTSTPNQAPVSELHISRPPAQPTPAPAPKVEDKPGMYTVKKGDTLLRIALDHGQNYRDLVAWNNLSNPNDIKVDQVLRVEPPEERSGVQTASVAPPPSLTRAPAEPSAPKKTSPKADKQPYTDNNLADLQKNGNDKPEKADKPAEKPTQLASVAPSLPKPAAPALSTEDRAVSWQWPTDGKVVGSFDEGKNKGIDIAGRAGQQVVSAGAGKVMYAGSGIRGYGNLVIVKHSNGLLSAYAHNRSILVQEGQTVNKGQAIAEMGDSDTDSVKLHFEIRQQGKPVDPSKFLPNR, encoded by the coding sequence ATGACGAAAACAAGTTCCCTGTTCCTGAGCACGATCACGCTGGCGCTGCTGAGCGCCTGTACGTCCACGCCGAACCAGGCCCCGGTATCCGAGCTGCACATTTCGCGTCCGCCGGCCCAGCCGACGCCCGCCCCGGCGCCGAAGGTGGAAGACAAGCCCGGCATGTACACGGTGAAGAAGGGCGACACCCTGCTGCGCATCGCCCTCGATCACGGCCAGAACTACCGCGACCTGGTGGCCTGGAACAACCTGTCCAACCCGAACGACATCAAGGTGGACCAGGTGCTGCGCGTGGAGCCCCCGGAAGAGCGCAGCGGCGTGCAGACCGCTTCGGTGGCGCCGCCGCCCTCGCTGACGCGCGCCCCGGCCGAGCCGTCCGCGCCGAAGAAGACCTCGCCCAAGGCCGACAAACAGCCTTACACCGACAACAACCTGGCCGATCTCCAGAAGAACGGCAACGACAAGCCTGAGAAGGCCGACAAGCCTGCCGAGAAGCCGACCCAGCTGGCCAGTGTGGCGCCCAGCCTGCCGAAACCGGCAGCGCCCGCGCTCAGCACCGAAGATCGCGCCGTGAGCTGGCAATGGCCCACCGATGGCAAGGTGGTGGGCAGCTTCGACGAAGGCAAGAACAAGGGCATCGACATCGCCGGACGCGCGGGCCAGCAGGTGGTCTCGGCCGGTGCAGGCAAGGTAATGTATGCAGGCAGCGGGATCCGTGGTTATGGTAATCTCGTAATCGTGAAGCACAGTAACGGCCTGTTGTCGGCTTATGCGCACAACCGCTCCATTCTGGTGCAGGAGGGGCAGACGGTGAACAAGGGCCAGGCAATTGCCGAAATGGGGGATTCCGATACCGACTCGGTCAAGCTGCACTTCGAGATAAGGCAGCAGGGCAAGCCGGTGGATCCATCGAAGTTCCTGCCGAACCGTTAG
- a CDS encoding protein-L-isoaspartate(D-aspartate) O-methyltransferase yields the protein MSAKPRFPLPLSSVTAKKPGTEFRPTVATPQTATRNAATTAAKSPWAPPPPAATPSRAHSYAQERAQPQPLAAPRQNPLVSDAVRRAMVQRVARQGVQDQVVLSALETVPRHMFMDEGLASQAYIDASLPIGHHQTISQPYIVARMIEVMRNGGQLQRVLEIGTGCGYQAAVLACVAQEVYSIERIKPLHELAKSNLRPLRVANLRLHYGDGMLGLPQAAPFDGIILAAAGLEVPQALLEQLAIGGRLVAPVGARTQHLELVTRTGKAEWVRQTLEDCHFVPLRPGIV from the coding sequence ATGAGCGCCAAGCCCCGCTTCCCGCTGCCCCTGTCCTCGGTGACGGCGAAGAAGCCGGGCACGGAATTCCGGCCCACCGTGGCCACGCCCCAGACGGCGACCCGCAACGCGGCCACCACGGCGGCCAAGAGCCCCTGGGCGCCGCCGCCTCCCGCCGCGACTCCCTCGCGCGCCCACAGCTATGCGCAGGAGCGGGCCCAGCCCCAGCCGCTTGCCGCGCCGCGCCAGAATCCCCTCGTGTCGGACGCGGTGCGCCGCGCCATGGTGCAGCGCGTGGCCAGGCAGGGCGTGCAGGACCAGGTGGTGCTGTCGGCGCTGGAAACCGTGCCGCGGCATATGTTCATGGATGAGGGCCTGGCTTCCCAGGCCTATATCGATGCATCCTTGCCAATCGGACACCACCAAACCATTTCCCAGCCGTATATTGTTGCCAGAATGATCGAAGTGATGCGCAACGGCGGCCAGCTGCAGCGCGTCCTGGAAATCGGCACCGGCTGCGGCTACCAGGCGGCTGTTCTGGCCTGTGTTGCGCAAGAGGTGTATTCCATTGAGCGCATCAAGCCGTTACATGAGCTGGCGAAGTCCAACTTGCGGCCCCTGCGGGTAGCGAATCTGCGTCTGCATTATGGAGATGGTATGCTTGGGCTGCCCCAGGCCGCCCCCTTCGACGGCATCATCCTTGCTGCGGCGGGGCTGGAGGTGCCGCAGGCGCTGTTGGAACAGCTCGCCATTGGCGGCAGACTGGTCGCGCCCGTGGGCGCACGCACTCAGCATCTGGAACTCGTCACCCGCACCGGCAAGGCCGAGTGGGTGCGCCAGACGCTCGAAGACTGCCATTTTGTGCCCTTGCGGCCTGGAATCGTTTAG
- a CDS encoding KGGVGR-motif variant AAA ATPase: MEPQRLSLPPRNEPGEVVTFHSHKGGAGRTMALANLALLLARREGGSRPVLMIDWDLEAPSLHHYFGVDADGPGVLELFAACDAQLQRGRRERNDADLAQAVLDAVGWEDYVVRADQARPLFLMRAGRQDASYAERLASLNWDRLFHSCPALFRTFAACTAHHFRHVLVDSPAGQGDVAGICTTLLPTRLVLVFTPGRQSLQGLDSLVQRATTYRRSHEDEQRPLLIYPLPTRIDAGDAAVRSLWRRGDPARNIPGYQQQFERSLAEAYGQSRLSLESYFDEVQLQQLGGLAYGEPLPVLSDEESDRFSLTRSFSAFLDWFEGGHCPWQSREEIPLLSAAAHARRALEEGAGRPASLALAAALLDLGRLYRRDGALSQAFTVLDESVALRRLLLGEDHPDTLHSKAALADVLFQQEKFQEARFLQEAVLAALEAAEGAGAGATLLASTALGVTLAELGQFPDALALQDTVIDAHERELGDDHPATIDALAVRADILARAGRLELALPLLERVLASRSRLLGTLHPDTERVRRGLAQLRGKLEQMPEQGRRDGVRHRILNVEQELGSYRGMAPAGSEHEREEEELSEPRIGAR; encoded by the coding sequence ATGGAACCCCAGCGCCTGTCCCTCCCGCCACGCAACGAGCCTGGCGAAGTCGTCACCTTCCACTCCCACAAGGGCGGCGCCGGCCGCACGATGGCGCTGGCCAACCTGGCCCTGCTGCTGGCCAGGCGCGAGGGCGGCAGCAGGCCGGTGCTGATGATCGACTGGGACCTCGAGGCGCCGTCCCTGCACCATTATTTCGGCGTGGACGCGGACGGGCCGGGGGTACTGGAACTGTTCGCCGCCTGCGACGCCCAGCTCCAGCGCGGGCGGCGCGAGCGCAACGACGCCGACCTGGCACAGGCCGTGCTCGACGCCGTGGGCTGGGAGGATTACGTGGTAAGGGCCGACCAGGCCCGCCCCCTGTTCCTCATGCGGGCCGGGCGCCAGGACGCCAGCTACGCCGAGCGCCTCGCCAGCCTGAACTGGGACCGGCTCTTCCACAGTTGTCCCGCCTTGTTCCGCACCTTCGCCGCCTGCACGGCCCACCATTTCCGGCATGTGCTGGTCGATTCGCCCGCAGGGCAGGGGGACGTGGCGGGCATCTGCACCACCCTGCTTCCCACCCGTCTGGTACTGGTCTTCACACCCGGCCGCCAGAGCCTGCAGGGCCTGGACAGCCTGGTGCAGCGCGCCACCACCTACCGCCGCAGCCATGAGGACGAGCAGCGCCCCTTGCTGATCTACCCCCTGCCGACCCGCATCGACGCGGGCGACGCCGCCGTCCGCTCCCTGTGGCGGCGCGGCGACCCGGCGCGCAACATTCCTGGCTACCAGCAGCAGTTCGAGCGCAGCCTGGCGGAGGCTTATGGGCAGTCCCGCCTGTCGCTGGAGAGCTATTTCGACGAAGTACAGCTCCAGCAGCTGGGCGGCCTGGCATATGGCGAGCCGCTGCCCGTGCTGAGCGACGAGGAAAGCGACCGCTTCTCCCTGACGCGCAGCTTCTCCGCCTTCCTGGACTGGTTCGAGGGCGGCCATTGCCCCTGGCAGTCGCGCGAGGAGATTCCCCTTCTGTCCGCCGCCGCCCATGCGCGCCGGGCGCTGGAAGAGGGCGCCGGACGGCCTGCCTCGCTGGCCCTGGCGGCAGCTCTGCTGGACCTCGGCAGGCTGTACCGGCGCGACGGGGCCCTGTCCCAGGCCTTCACCGTGCTGGACGAAAGCGTAGCCCTGCGCCGCCTGCTGCTGGGCGAAGACCATCCCGATACCCTCCACAGCAAGGCCGCCCTGGCTGACGTGCTCTTCCAGCAGGAAAAATTCCAGGAGGCGCGCTTCCTGCAGGAGGCCGTGCTGGCCGCACTGGAGGCGGCGGAAGGCGCGGGCGCCGGCGCCACCCTGCTCGCCAGCACGGCCCTGGGCGTGACCCTGGCCGAACTGGGCCAGTTCCCCGACGCGCTGGCCCTGCAGGACACCGTCATCGATGCCCACGAGCGCGAGCTGGGCGACGACCACCCCGCCACCATCGACGCCCTCGCCGTGCGGGCGGACATCCTGGCCAGGGCAGGGCGGCTGGAGCTGGCCCTGCCGTTGCTCGAACGGGTGCTGGCCTCCCGCAGCCGCCTGCTGGGCACCCTGCATCCGGACACCGAACGGGTGCGGCGCGGCCTGGCCCAGCTGCGCGGCAAACTGGAGCAGATGCCCGAGCAGGGCCGGCGCGACGGCGTGCGCCACCGCATCCTGAACGTGGAGCAGGAACTGGGCAGCTACCGGGGCATGGCGCCGGCCGGCAGCGAGCACGAACGCGAAGAAGAGGAACTGTCGGAACCGCGCATCGGCGCGCGCTGA
- the surE gene encoding 5'/3'-nucleotidase SurE, with product MRILISNDDGYLAPGINALAEALAPIADIVVVAPDSNRSGASNSLSLDRPLSVQQAANGFYFVNGTPTDCVHIALTGMLTERPDLIVSGINNGPNMGDDTLYSGTVAAATEGYLFGIPAIAFSQGAYGWAHIDAAARVARDIVERYRDALEKPYLLNVNIPTLPYEELGPLTATRLGRRHQAEPVIKAHDPRGREIFWIGPPGACKDAGEGTDFHAVQQGKISVTPLQIDLTHKPQLAQLKEVLA from the coding sequence ATGCGTATCCTTATCAGTAACGACGACGGCTACCTGGCGCCCGGCATCAATGCGCTGGCCGAAGCCCTGGCGCCCATCGCCGATATCGTGGTCGTGGCCCCGGACAGCAACCGTTCCGGGGCCTCCAATTCCCTGTCCCTGGACCGGCCCCTGTCCGTGCAGCAGGCCGCCAACGGCTTTTATTTTGTTAACGGCACGCCAACCGATTGCGTCCACATCGCCCTCACGGGGATGCTGACCGAGCGGCCCGACCTCATCGTGTCCGGCATCAACAATGGGCCGAATATGGGGGACGACACCCTGTATTCCGGCACGGTGGCTGCCGCGACGGAAGGCTATCTCTTCGGTATTCCCGCCATCGCTTTTTCCCAAGGCGCCTACGGCTGGGCCCACATCGACGCGGCCGCCCGCGTGGCGCGCGACATCGTGGAGCGCTACCGCGATGCCCTGGAAAAGCCCTATCTGCTGAACGTGAACATCCCGACCCTGCCGTACGAGGAACTGGGCCCCCTGACCGCTACCCGCCTTGGGCGCCGCCATCAGGCCGAGCCCGTCATCAAGGCGCATGACCCGCGCGGCCGGGAAATCTTCTGGATCGGCCCGCCTGGCGCCTGCAAGGATGCGGGCGAGGGCACGGATTTCCACGCGGTGCAGCAGGGCAAGATTTCGGTGACGCCCCTGCAGATCGACCTCACCCACAAGCCCCAGCTGGCCCAGCTGAAGGAAGTGCTGGCATGA